The region AATTAAGGCTCTTGGGCGATGGAAATCCAAGCTCTCTGTAGTGGTCAACTAAAACTGGCCAACCCGTTCACGCCAGCGACGAGCTTGTTCACTAGAAGCGGGATCACTAATTCCGTAGATCGAAATCTAAGTTGTTGATTTCTTGAGGTATGGGTTTATGATCAGGAGAAGGGATTTAAGAAAAAATAGAGGTGACGCGTCTTGCTAACGCCGATAGTCAATTCCACGAAATACAATCAAGTGCATGATATCGCTAGGGTTTTTGGCGCCATTCTGAATTCGGGCCTGGAGATAGAGAGCCAAGGTGTTATAAGGCACCAGTCTTCATAATAATGCTGTTATATTTTTAGTTATAGCTCACAGGAGTCCCATTGGCTATTACAAATAAATCAATAAAACTACTATGGTCAAATGCGGCAGGAATATGTTCCTTTTCAGGTTGCGCTGAAAAGCTTTCTGTAGAGCAGGCCGCAGGAGTTGCACCTTATACGCTTGGAGAAATGGCTCATATAAAAGGAAATAAGCCAGGTTCAAATAGATATGACCAATCACAATCAAGCACTGAACGTGATAGTTATGAGAACTTAATACTATTATGTCCTACTCACCACACATTGATTGATAAAGAAGAGAATGAAGCAGAATACCCTGTAGATCTTCTCCTTGAAATGAAAAATCAACACGAGAGCTTTATTTCAAATAGACTTGGTGTAGAAAAATTTGAAAATACGGATCAGTTAAAAGATAAAATCTCAATTTATATGTCTGAAAATCATCAAGCATGGAACCAATATGGCCCACTGTCTGATAATGCCCGAAGAAACCCTAATAACGATCAAGTACACGCTCTATGGACCTCTGCTCGACTTTCCACAATCATTCCAAATAACCGTGAAGTGGTAAAAATATTACAGGAAAATAGAGAGTTATTTTCTAAGCTTGAACAACGAATTATTAGTAAATTTATAATGCATGTAGAGAGCTATGAAGCATGGGTCAATGATGATATTCCGTATCAAGCAGTTTTACGTTTTCCTACAGATTTTGAAGAATTAGTTTTTGGAGAAGAAGATGCCAGCACACAACGATAATTTTCCATGGATGAGCTATTACGGAAACTATAATTTTTTTGAACAACGTATGCGTGAGCATTCAAAAGTAAACACAATTGAGCGTGTTAACCCTAGTGTTTATAGCCTTGAACTGACTGATGGTCGCAGATTAAAAGTATTCATTTGTGAGTGCTACTCCTTTGATACTGCAGAATATGTAGAGTCATGTGAAAACTATGGACCATTACAAGCTGTAGTTATCAGTTCTAATTGGTGTGGTTATTCACTAGATGTTAAGCGTAATTGTATGTCTGATCAGGTTGGTGTGTATGATACCGCTGGATTCATGGCCGCTATAAACAAAAGGGAGTATTGGACTTACCTTACAGAGTATGAACGTGAACGATTTCAAGAAAATGGTTGGCTTTAAAATTGATGATATCTGTATATGGTTATGGTTCATATTTTAAAGGAAGCAGTCAATATAAAGACATAGACATCTTAATTACTCATATTTCAACTGACTATAACTCTTGCTTAGAAGTCATCGCATTGAAAAAGTCTATAGTCAATGAAATAGAAGGAGCTGATGTCACCATCCTTTCTTGTGTCGCTGAATCAGAATTTAACTTTATCCAGCAATCTAGAGCAATATTACTTTCTGAATTTTTGCAAAATACGAACAATCGGATTTTAACAGAGTTATTTGATAAAGTTCGTGGGTATAAAAATATAACAAGGCATTTAAACGGAACTAAAACAGTGGGTTAGGTTTCGCTTCGCTACACATTATAACCCACTATTTTAGTCCGCTTAATGCGGCGTTAACAGTACGTAAAGCACTAGTTCACCGCTCCTTTTCGGTCTGTTGACTGTAACTACAATGTAATTATAATTAAGGGATGAATCATCTGACCTTCGAATGGGATTCGGCCAAGGATGCCTCCAACCTTATGAAACATGGGGTATCTTTTAGCGAGGCCAAAACGGTATTCACTGATGAATTTGCCCGTTTAATTGCCGACCCAGACCATTCTGAGGATGAAGATCGATTCCTGCTTCTTGGAACAAGTATCAATTCTCGTCTATTAGTCGTTTGTCATTGCATCAGGGAAGGTGAAGTAATTCGGGTTATCTCAGCTCGAAAAGCGGATAAACGAGAACGTAAAGTATATGAAGGTTATCGAAATGCGTGATCACTACGATTTTTCAAAGTCCGTTAAAAATCCTTATGCTAAGAAACTTAAGAAGCAAGTCACTATTCGACTTGATGAAGACACAATTGAGTATTTTAAAAAGCTCGCCGACGACAAAGATATGCCTTACCAAAGTCTAATTAATCTTTATCTTAGGGACTGCGCGCAGTCGCATAAGGATTTAAAACTTGAGTGGAAGTAAAAACTGTTAACAAATCAAAGCAGTCGATGCGCGCTGCTGTTTGAGGCGTTGAGGCTTTAGAATTACTCCGCTCAGTGTCCGCTAACGATGGATTGTTTCCTTCAATTTACCTTGGCGATTGCCCGCTAATTTACCTATGCCGTCGTTTATGGCGCACGATAAAAGCACCTTACTATAAGTTGGCCACGGACCATTTTACCGGTGGCCAAAGTGGACATCTTGAGGGTGAATCAACACGTGTTGCGATTGAAATACACTATATAGCTTCCGGTGTCAGGGCTTTTTCGATAAGCAGCTTGAGCGGCTACTGCGCTCAAGTAGTTAATATTGTCCCAGAGTAACAGTGTTTGTAGTGGTGTTTCACGCCATAAGGAATAACGTCCCTGATATTGCCGGTCAATCGTGATCATACTGAGTCCCGCTGCTTGCTTGGCGAATTGTATTGGTTTTTGCAGGATGATATTTCGACCTTCTACCCTGACCGCCTCATTAATTTCGACGGTATCTTCATGCAGTAGTGCGCAGATGTCTCCCGCGTGGGGCGGGGTTTGTCTGCCGGCTGGCAGGCGCAGGTGTTGTGTTCCCTTTAATTGACAGCGCCAATATGACGGTTGCTGTATAAGCGGAATAGACTGGAATTGGACATTGCTGAGTGCATAGCTAATACACAGCGCTACGTTGGCAGTAGCTTGTACAATGTTGCCATTGGACAATTTTACTTGGCCGCTTAGCAGCTGACAGTCGCAGCGGCCACAATTGCCATTTCGACAGCTGCGAGTCACAGCTAGTCCCGCGGCAAGACATTGCTCAAGGAGTGTTTCGTCCTGATAAAGGGATAAGCTAAACGGCGGTGTTATGGTGCTGAGAGTGAGCACCGCTAAGCACCAAGATATTCAGCACGCAATCTGGGTAATAACTGTTTTAGCGCGAGCGCTCGGTGACTCATTTGATTCTTTTGCGCTTTATTGAGTTCTGCGGAGCTAAGATCTAGGTCGTTGACCAGAAAAAGTGGGTCGTAACCAAAGCCATTATTGCCGCGTGGCGAAGTAAGAATTGAGCCCTGCCAAAGGCCTTCGCATAGCAGGGGCGCGGGGTCGTCGGCATGGCGAACAAAGGCTAGAGCGCAGTGAAAGTGGGCGTTTCTATTTGTTTCACCGTCGAGCGCGGCTAATAATTTGGTATTGTTGTCGGCATCTTGGGCGTGCTCGCCAGCGTAACGGGCGGAGTAAATGCCCGGAGCTCCGCCGAGGGCGTCTACACAGAGTCCTGAATCATCAGCCAGCGCTGGGCAGCCGCTTTGCCGTGCGGCGTTGCGGGCTTTTAAAATGGCATTTTCGATAAAACTCAGGCCGTTTTCCTCGGCCTCTACCACATCAAAATCGGCTTGGCTGCGCAGCGTGATGCCTAGCTGGCCGAGTAAATCATTTAGTTCTTGTAGCTTGCCGCGATTACCGCTGGCCAAGACCACGGTGTTAGTGTCTGAATGTGTCATTGCTTATTCTTCTAAATACAGCATTTTGTTGAATTGGATATCGTAGCTGGGGCGATTATCGACACTGACTGATAATCGAAAGTCTTGGCGTTCGTCATTATCAAGCTCAAATTGGGCGATATAATAAATGGCATCCTGCTCGATGATTTCTTTAAATTCTAGCGGCGTGCGGTGAATGAGGTCGGAGCTGCTACCTTTGACATTGGCACGCACAGCAATATTGCTGGTGTCGAGCTGGCGGCGAACCGAAACATTGATAAGAAATTTATCGTCGCCACGAACAATGCCGTAACTTTTGGCAACCTGCGGGGTGAGAAAAGTGGTGTTCAATACATTGTAATGAACTGTGTCTTTGCCAAAGCTCGAACTCGTTGCGGTGGCTGAGTGAGCCTCTTGGGCGTGACTAGCCACACTGAACATAGCACTAAAGATCAGTGCAATTGTGGCGACATAGTTTGGTCGTTTTTTGAAGAGCATATGCGTTCCGCCGTTATTTACTAATGTGATAAACCGCTGTTACACCCAGTAAATTGGGGAAGCGGTTGGCAATGGGAGACTGGTTATTATCGGCACCAATAACGCTACTGTGTAGTATGCGTATGTGTTTTTCACTGCACAGCGCTTCAAAATCTTTCACCGTACAAAAGTGGATGTTTGGCGTG is a window of Zhongshania aliphaticivorans DNA encoding:
- a CDS encoding BrnA antitoxin family protein; translation: MRDHYDFSKSVKNPYAKKLKKQVTIRLDEDTIEYFKKLADDKDMPYQSLINLYLRDCAQSHKDLKLEWK
- a CDS encoding BrnT family toxin, translating into MNHLTFEWDSAKDASNLMKHGVSFSEAKTVFTDEFARLIADPDHSEDEDRFLLLGTSINSRLLVVCHCIREGEVIRVISARKADKRERKVYEGYRNA
- a CDS encoding DUF4426 domain-containing protein, which translates into the protein MLFKKRPNYVATIALIFSAMFSVASHAQEAHSATATSSSFGKDTVHYNVLNTTFLTPQVAKSYGIVRGDDKFLINVSVRRQLDTSNIAVRANVKGSSSDLIHRTPLEFKEIIEQDAIYYIAQFELDNDERQDFRLSVSVDNRPSYDIQFNKMLYLEE
- the rdgB gene encoding RdgB/HAM1 family non-canonical purine NTP pyrophosphatase, producing MTHSDTNTVVLASGNRGKLQELNDLLGQLGITLRSQADFDVVEAEENGLSFIENAILKARNAARQSGCPALADDSGLCVDALGGAPGIYSARYAGEHAQDADNNTKLLAALDGETNRNAHFHCALAFVRHADDPAPLLCEGLWQGSILTSPRGNNGFGYDPLFLVNDLDLSSAELNKAQKNQMSHRALALKQLLPRLRAEYLGA
- a CDS encoding 2Fe-2S iron-sulfur cluster-binding protein, which translates into the protein MLTLSTITPPFSLSLYQDETLLEQCLAAGLAVTRSCRNGNCGRCDCQLLSGQVKLSNGNIVQATANVALCISYALSNVQFQSIPLIQQPSYWRCQLKGTQHLRLPAGRQTPPHAGDICALLHEDTVEINEAVRVEGRNIILQKPIQFAKQAAGLSMITIDRQYQGRYSLWRETPLQTLLLWDNINYLSAVAAQAAYRKSPDTGSYIVYFNRNTC
- a CDS encoding HNH endonuclease signature motif containing protein, encoding MAITNKSIKLLWSNAAGICSFSGCAEKLSVEQAAGVAPYTLGEMAHIKGNKPGSNRYDQSQSSTERDSYENLILLCPTHHTLIDKEENEAEYPVDLLLEMKNQHESFISNRLGVEKFENTDQLKDKISIYMSENHQAWNQYGPLSDNARRNPNNDQVHALWTSARLSTIIPNNREVVKILQENRELFSKLEQRIISKFIMHVESYEAWVNDDIPYQAVLRFPTDFEELVFGEEDASTQR